A single genomic interval of Helianthus annuus cultivar XRQ/B chromosome 6, HanXRQr2.0-SUNRISE, whole genome shotgun sequence harbors:
- the LOC110935889 gene encoding uncharacterized protein At5g41620 has protein sequence MSKQIRKRGCSSSPTKLYNYRFKRAIMVGKTRVGGGSRSSTPAPSWRMTSSVVGGGVESPNHDGGGGGSRVVSARKLAATLWEMNEMPSPKNLETRRKRREKQHRSVHTHLSDPSHTPVSERMDRSGTGSQHTNSISCRHRIEANNGEVLDSHSNASLMEIETRSRALTPNGSVNGIKPHLKEVSSALTTSKELLKIIHRMWAHDNLPSSSMSLVSALHSELERARLQVNHIIKDQHVDHTEVSYLLKCFAEEKALWKSKERRAIDSAIESIAGELEVEKKLRRRSESLNKKLGQELAETKASFTKAVKELESEKRAREIMEQVCEELAVDIGEDRAAAEEMKRESVKVHEEVEKEREMLQLADKLREERVQMKLAEAKHQFEEKNALVDKLRSQLETVLGSKVKGKIKGRKDEGLMMYLHKSNVSGTHLIEEHDDGEVEDDKDSRKSDIHPTELHGQNFHKNLVNSSVNGLVNGKASRKSTCSIQRSISDANEWGIQKTFVELEKQTPRRSHGDDLQRYKSVKGLRDRILTSLKSRDFDDSGQRSGSKSRSESVNGRRSKK, from the exons ATGTCGAAACAGATTCGTAAACGCGGGTGTTCTTCATCACCAACTAAGCTGTACAATTACCGGTTTAAGCGGGCGATTATGGTGGGGAAGACCCGGGTTGGAGGTGGGTCCAGATCTAGTACTCCGGCGCCGTCGTGGAGGATGACGTCATCAGTTGTTGGTGGTGGGGTGGAATCGCCGAATCACGACGGCGGAGGAGGTGGGTCCAGGGTGGTTTCCGCCAGGAAGCTGGCGGCGACACTGTGGGAGATGAATGAGATGCCGTCGCCAAAGAATCTGGAGACAAGGAGGAAGAGGAGAGAGAAGCAGCATAGATCTGTTCATACTCATTTGTCGGATCCTTCTCATACTCCTGTTTCTGAG AGGATGGATCGGTCAGGAACCGGATCTCAACATACGAATTCAATCTCTTGTAGGCACAGGATCGAGGCCAACAATGGTGAAGTTCTTGATTCTCATAGCAATGCTAGTTTAATGGAG ATTGAAACCAGGTCTCGGGCTCTGACTCCTAACGGTTCCGTAAACGGTATCAAGCCGCATTTAAAAGAAGTCAGTAGTGCCTTAACGACATCCAAAGAGCTGCTGAAAATCATTCATCGAATGTGGGCTCACGACAATCTTCCCTCATCTAGCATGTCCCTTGTATCAGCCCTACATAGCGAGCTAGAACGGGCACGCCTTCAGGTCAACCACATTATCAAAGACCAACATGTTGACCATACTGAAGTCAGCTACCTATTAAAATGCTTTGCTGAGGAGAAAGCATTGTGGAAAAGTAAAGAAAGACGCGCAATCGATAGCGCGATTGAATCCATTGCTGGTGAGTTAGAGGTCGAGAAAAAACTGAGACGAAGGTCCGAGAGCTTGAATAAGAAACTCGGGCAAGAATTAGCGGAAACGAAGGCTTCTTTCACTAAGGCGGTTAAAGAACTCGAGAGTGAAAAACGCGCGCGTGAGATTATGGAGCAAGTTTGTGAGGAATTAGCGGTTGATATAGGTGAAGATCGGGCTGCAGCGGAAGAAATGAAACGGGAATCGGTTAAAGTTCATGAAGAAGTTGAAAAAGAGAGAGAAATGCTTCAACTTGCGGATAAATTAAGAGAGGAAAGAGTTCAGATGAAATTAGCAGAAGCTAAGCATCAGTTTGAAGAGAAAAACGCGCTTGTTGACAAATTAAGGAGTCAACTTGAAACGGTTCTTGGAAGTAAGGTAAAGGGTAAGATAAAAGGACGAAAAGACGAAGGTTTGATGATGTATTTGCATAAAAGTAATGTTAGTGGGACCCATTTGATCGAAGAACATGATGATGGTGAGGTTGAGGATGATAAAGATTCAAGGAAGAGTGATATTCATCCTACAGAACTTCATGGTCAAAATTTTCACAAGAATTTGGTCAACAGTTCGGTAAATGGTTTGGTCAATGGCAAAGCATCAAGAAAAAGTACATGTTCAATTCAAAGGAGTATTTCAGATGCAAATGAATGGGGAATTCAGAAGACTTTTGTTGAACTTGAGAAGCAAACTCCAAGAAGAAGCCATGGGGATGATTTGCAGAGATATAAGTCAGTCAAAGGTCTTAGGGACCGGATTTTGACCAGTTTGAAGTCAAGAGATTTTGACGATTCAGGTCAACGGAGCGGGTCAAAGTCTAGAAGTGAAAGCGTCAACGGGAGACGATCTAAAAAGTGA